A stretch of Gallus gallus isolate bGalGal1 chromosome 2, bGalGal1.mat.broiler.GRCg7b, whole genome shotgun sequence DNA encodes these proteins:
- the LOC428505 gene encoding SUN domain-containing protein 3 isoform X1, with amino-acid sequence MVSLDEELAKVQRQLHVLQWRARDITERALHEALRRTELPGFTGEAVQKIIDQVLEKLEESPFQMTNYASKTSGAAIVRSKTSPSWIGSGRVFWQSLPLVAYMRPPEVILEPDNHPGNCWPFPGSQGHVFIKLPVAVFPTAVTINHGVPAAAYHADSISSAPKDFAVYGLQAEDDEKGTLLGEFIFTPGQAPGQTFQLKNEHSGFIKYVRLQVLSNWGHPEYTCVYQFRLHGDPAHDGDARGKLSA; translated from the exons ATGGTGAGCCTTGACGAGGAGCTTGCTAAGGTCCAGCGGCAGCTTCATGTCCTGCAATGGAGAGCGAGGGACATCACCGAGCGTGCTCTCCACGAAGCCCTGAGGAGAACTGAGCTCCCAGGCTTTACAGGCGAG GCTGTTCAAAAGATCATCGACCAAGTActggagaagctggaagaaagCCCATTCCAGATGACCAATTATGCCAGCAAAACTTCAG GCGCCGCTATCGTTCGTTCCAAGACTTCTCCCTCCTGGATTGGAAGTGGGAGAGTCTTCTGGCAGTCGCTGCCTCTGGTGGCTTATATGAGGCCTCCTGAGGTTATTCTGGAG CCTGACAATCATCCAGGTAACTGCTGGCCCTTCCCAGGAAGTCAAGGGCACGTCTTCATCAAGTTGCCTGTGGCCGTCTTCCCCACGGCAGTTACGATAAACCATGGGGTTCCAGCAGCAGCGTACCATGCAGACAGCATCTCCAGTGCTCCAAAGGACTTTGCTGTCTAT GGCCTGCAGGCGGAAGATGACGAGAAAGGAACGTTGCTGGGAGAGTTCATCTTCACGCCAGGCCAGGCTCCCGGTCAGACATTCCAGCTGAAG AACGAGCACTCTGGGTTCATCAAGTACGTAAGGCTGCAAGTGCTGAGCAACTGGGGCCACCCGGAGTACACCTGCGTGTATCAATTCAGGCTCCACGGCGATCCAGCCCATGATGGTGACGCGAGGGGAAAGCTATCTGCCTAG